The DNA region CTGCTTATGATATTAGGTGTCGCCAATATTATCTTTAACTAGACACAGGTACCACAGACTGCAACAATGTACCTTCTGGGCTAGCATTAGGTACATGTGTTTCGTCTGTTTGTACAGTCGACactggtaccacagactgccacaaactAGCATTGGTTAATTCTGTTCTGATGGGTTATTTCTGTTGTACACTGGTATTATCAGGAAACCCCATGACTTGTGCACTGTAGACACCAACCGTAATATGGTCTTAAAGTTTCCCTTGCATGGTCTTTGAAGACTACTTGACATTAGGATGTAGGTCAGATTGGTACAGCCATGCAAAATCTTCATCACATTTCAATATTTCCCTGTTTCTCTCTGTTCAGGAATAACAACTGAATTATTAATGTATTTCTCTTGCAGGACCCCGTAAAGCACGTGGTGTGTACAGACACTTTGGCAAGGCTCCAGGAACTCCACACTCtcacaccaagtaagtttttggtTCTAACTTCACCAGACTTGGCatacaatttaaatttttaagAAGAAACGGTTGCAGGCTAGTAAACAATAACACCACTTCTCAAGTTGCCCCGTGAGCTAGTTTAAACTGTGCAACCAAAGTGTGTGAAAGTAACTTCATTTGACCATCAATTGGTTTTGATTGAGAGCATTAATTCTTCAGAAAGATACATTAATATAGTATGACAAATCATTTTAAATCTCTTTTTATCATTGGGCTATGATAATCATCACTGGCctttatctttttttattttaatgggaAAAATTTGTTCCTGTATTTTTCAATTTGACAACATTCAAAACCTATCAAAAGAAGTCAAGGCAGTCTTGAGTACTGAAAGGAGGACTTGAGTTTTCTGAGTGTTGTATCTTTTAAAAGTTTGGTCCATTTTCAGGAAAGGAGGAAAATTGGCAATGAAGTGGCAGTCGAGACTTCCAAATCTTTACTAAATTTGTTGGTTCATTTGATAAAATTTTAActatttcatattattttatttcaccaGGCCATACGTTCGCTCCAAGGGAAGGAAGTTCGAGAGAGCTCGTGGACGACGTGCCAGCAGAGGTTTCAAGAACTAAACACCCCCAACTGCGGGAAACAACACGACAATTGTTATCTTTGGATTGTCCACCACAAAAGATTACTCGAGAAATATATATCTTTATTGGATTTGGAGCTTACCAAGATATCTCTAAGCCCATTTTTGGATTAAGAAGTACATTCAAATCAATGCTTACTCAAATTCAGCAAATACGTTTTGTACAAATTGACTGCAAAGGAAGATACAACAGTGTTCCTATATTTGTCAACATACAAAGGCATTTTTAAGAGAATGCTTTCTACCAGTACCAACACTAATGCTAGTATGTTGATTTATATTGAGTGATATTGGCAGTCATATACATTGACCCTGGCCATTCTTTCGGTTGTGTTAAAGTTATCAGTGTCTAacgaaaaaagagaaaaataaaataaatcgttggcaaagaaataaatgtatcttgGTGGTGAGATTATTTATGTTGATGTAGAATTTGTTATGGTGAATTTAAGTGTTTGGGGGATGGGGTAGGTACCTCATTGTATGAGAGGCAGTGGGCAAGTAGATAGATCATTGTTAGAGTTGAGTATTATTGGGATGGCCGTTGAGAAAGATGTACAGCTTTTTCAAATCCTCAACTTGGGCCGGTAATCTGTCTGCCATGCATTGTGTGTACTGTAGTTTAGTAGTGTGATACTTGAAGTGGGAATATTGTCCCCTTGCACTACTAGGTGCTGTGCACTAAATATCACTGATCCAGTCTCCCATTATAAGAGTACACCGAAGGAATTTAATCCCAAAATGTTAGAAATGGTAATGCAAAATTGTGGAATTGCGTTCCATGTTGTGCAAGGGGACATACACGTTGCAGAAAACTCGGTAGGATACATTTTACGCACTACACATGAGGCATAAAGGCCAAATGGATTTCTAGCCTTCGGCTCTGGCCCTGGCTGTTTCATTTAGTGTCGGAAATAAGTTAAATTCAATCATTCATGGTTTTAAATGGTAACAGCAGTGTCCAAATTAAAGACATCACAGTGGCTATGTTTGGAAATTGAAACGGCAATAAGTCCCAATCGTCAATGGTTATTAATTGTAACTGTTGCTAAAATCAGTCCATACAAAGCCTTTTGAATGGATTAAATGGTTCGACCCCATGGGAAATTGTATCAGAACGTAATATTGGTTATTCAACAGGTAGTTGAAGTATACCTCAAATTACTGTTTCGATGAGAAGGAAACAGTTCGACAACAGGCAGGCAATGAAAAGGTGTTCTTTAACTTTTCAGTACACTATTTACACAAGATGTGTTTATGTTTATCTGGTTTAAAGTTCACACTTGCTTAAATTTCcactaaaaaatgtaaaaatgtgCCCAAATTATTTGGTGTACTTGGTacaagcatagagtaaggaacAGAGTGTGTTTTTTTACAACTCTTCAACGTGCGAGGGCGCTATACAGCACGTGCAGTCCCGATACCACGGCGTACAAGGAAATAAAGCGGAAATGTTGGTCTCTGTTTACATTGAGTGTGTGCAAAAGTTGTTCACACACACAGGAAGCGAAGGGGGAAAGATGGACTCTTAATTTGGTACATATCCCGTGAATTCTTTCGAGAGTAACGTCTTTATTTTACACCATGACGAAAAATGGCAAGAGCCACTCTGTGGGGAACGGAAAAGGTAAAGAAGATGCACGACAAAATCTGATTGACGAGATCTGCAAATTGAGAAGTAAGTCTGTGAAAAGTGGACTCACACATGCAAAAGTTGATGCAGCACTGGCCGCCCACCACAACGGGGTGTCAGCAGCAAGTGGTTGTTGCAATGGTAAAATCAGAGCGAATTTTCGATGGTTCTTTCTGACATGTATTCCAATTGCACTTGGACTTGTTGTGTTTGCCTGCCGTGAAGAGATTTTCATGTGGTTTGACGATCCGTGCATTATCGGCAGTAACTTTATATTTGCGGAGATCGGCCGGCCAAACGCTCCGTGCGACCTGTGCCGCAACCTCACCGAGGTACCGACGTACGAGACGATCACCCCGGCGGAGTTCGTCGCAAAACACGCTTACAACATCCGTCCCGCTCTCGTGACTGGAGCAACTGCGAACTGGACCGCAATGGGAACATTTAATTACGATTTCTTTAAGGAACTTTATGGAAGTCATCCAGAGGCTTTGGATGCTGTAGAGAAGGAATGTCAGTTCTTTCCATATAATACGGAATTTGGTTCTTTGAAAGATGCATTTGAGATGCCGGCAGATAGAGCGGCGTTGAAGGATGGGGAGAAGCACTGGTATTTCGGCTGGTAAGgttacaaagtttttaaaagttttttttacaactattttgCTATAgtaatagtagaatataaagacgCTTACAAAAAGAGGAAAGAAGAGCTATTTTACACCTGTCACTTTTATGTTTGTATTAATTACAGCAATATACGTTCAATTTCAaccacaaattatttaaaatttacagtAGTTTAATTTGATTGTGGTTCATTTCTTGAGatgaaaaaataagtaaaaattgtgataaagaatattttgcTCTAGTGAGGACAGGTGGtagatattttgttaaaaattttcAGGGCCTATTATAATTGATTTTTTGTATTACATTAGTTTTGTGTTTGTATAAAACTTTGTAGAAATATAAAACTATAGTTACACAAATTCAATATTATAATAGACcctaaaaaatataattaaaaaaatctgtaaatGCAATGTTCcctaaatattatttataattctCTGTCTCCTGTACACATTCGAGCCAGATCTTCATTTAACAATCTTTTTTAATATAAGTAAAAACTGAGTAATAAACTGGCTCTTTTTAATTATTCATCTGAACATCATTAAGAATATGAGTTTTAACATCAAACGACAATGATAAAAAGCTTTTTGATTTGTTCTCTTAAATCTTGTTTATTTCGATGACACATTGATTTGTAATAAATTTggcaatatttttaaaaatggctTTTATAAACAAGGCCACAGGAATCCATTaaaaattttgagtttttaaatCTTACAAGAAACAATTTGTCAAATAAAGTTAAAGcagaattaaaaaatgaaaataccataCCAAATTGTCACATTGAAATgttgttaaacaaaacaatgtttgttgcACTGAATATCTTTTGCTAGCTTCCATTATGCCTTAACAAATAATTCCTTTAACCTAATTTCCAATACAAAGAAGTACAATGTCGTCACCATAAATAAATTACAATCCTATTGTGCTCGACATAATTCATAACAATAATCGCTTCGCCGGTAATTGAAGCCTTTGTTGACGTTTGAAAAAATAGCTACATGAGATCGAATGTAATAAGGTTGAAATTAAATTATGCTCTTTTTACTACATCTGCAGGAGTAACTGTGACCCAGTTGTGGCGGTCAAATTACGGAAGCATTACCAGAGGCCTTATTTCTTGCCGGAGAGCTCTGAGTCCAGTGCGTTGGACTGGATATTCATGGGTGGACCGGGGGTTGGAGCAGGCATACATGTAAGAAATCACTTAGAGCGTCCTTTAATCCTAAATGCATTGTCATAGCCTGGGGAGAGGGGGAATGCATTGTCATAGCctggggagaggggggggggaggatcaGGGAGGGATAAGGGTGAAAATTGCAACTCTCATGACCCTAAATCCCCTTTTGTGTGGCATGGcagagtggtttagagcatcaaactttgtgagggattcaaaagcgtccttgtgagaatgtattttgaaatgtaagcgtagctgcaaatcttgaaacgtaagcctagcttgactcgggattgaaagcgtaatTTTTGATTTTAGCGTAACAAACCTAAATGATGTATATGAATTGTATGGATAtggagtagctgcgtagcttggaacgtaaccatatcttttggaacgtaagcatatcttggaacgtaagcatagttgggtatcttggaacgtaaacgtagctgcgtatggatCGTAAGCATAGCTGAGAAGCTGTGTAGCTTAGAACGTAAtcttatcttttggaacgtaagcatatcttggaacgtaagcgtagctgcgtatcttggaacgtaaacggcATGTGCAGTACGTGATATGCCCCGAGgcttacgttccgattgctccacgctgTGAGGCCATATAACAagcttccgttacacggactctgaatgcgaatcttacgtttgattttttaccattatttacattttgtagagataatttgaatacatgatctttttcgtcaattactcattaataatttaaaaaaaaaagatttaaatttggtttggtaagttccttttagacggctggaagtaaaactagccaAGAAGGTCATTAGCttgtttgtaccactttttggttagaacaatcacgcgaccttcgtttttgttttaaaatgctaaaaacggcaaaatttgatgattttttttaaggactattcttcttcattcctggaaACCCATTGAATACAtttcttagtctattttgtagcccaaatagcccaattcggccggtgtgtccctttaatattattaatatgatGCATTTTTGTATGAATGATGCTGAAGGCTTTCTTTTATAAGTAGCCCAAACCCCAAAGAAAACATTAATCTTGTGGTTCCTCCCCCTCCCCATCAAAAAACTGAAATCCCTCACAAaattggcaaaacaaaacaaaaatgaaggaAAATGTGAGTCAGGGTGACAAGAACCCGGCCTATTTacttttcaaaattattatttttcatccGTGGTAATATTTTTAACTAACCAGTTGATGTTCCGCATTTTACCGCCCTTCTCATTAACAATTAAGAGCTCTCATTAATGAAACACCTACAGGTAGAGTAAAAAAGCCACATGTGGTACGTAAGATATGTGACCTGCCGCCTCAATCCGAAATACCCCGCATACACTCTACGAACTGACGCGTCAGATGTCGCGCCAGCAAAAACATTGCTTCTTGAAAATGCTCATCAAAATTTGATGCTCTGGGTGTTCCACATACTGAGCAATCGATTTTTTTACTCCCATGGAGACAAAATTCTCTTAAAGGGACAGCACtgcattgattttttttgcaggGTAAGAGTTTCGCAGTTTGTccagttttgaagaaaacactttttttagGACTGCCAGGGAAAATGTCATGCAAATTAAGGTTGatatttttgaaagggtaaaacACTTAAAAGTGTGGTGTTGGGTTTCGTTGAAATTGAGCAGTCTTGTTTTTTCTCTATGAGGTAGGATTGtcagtttgtttttgtcaacgCAATGCTGATATATTGGCAAAAAAAGAACTATATAATAAAAGTCATTTGTGAAAGTTTCAATTGTATTGGTCCAGACCTGTAtgattcatttttgaaagggcaagggcaccaaggccttttCTCTTTGTTAAAGGGCACTCTAATGAGGAAACTATAAAATTCTACTCAgccatttcaagggcaccaacctgggggcatggaggcaataaccCTAGGCCTAGCCTACAGGGtctacttgtaaaaaaaaaaaacaggacaaaaCTGTCACGGTATTTTCCCAACCATGTTACGTGGGGGTGATTGCGGGTACAAACCGCATCTCTAGCAGCTTATTCGTAAGCAGACACCAAGGAAATTTGAATGTCCAAAAGTCGCCTTCGGGCATTCTTTAGGGATTCAAATTGGTTGACGCGCTTTCATCAACTTCTGATCAATGGGGGCACTTCAGATGAAATCGTTTTGTAGGGTGCTTTTACTACCACCTTTGTAACAAGTAGGGTTTCAGATAGAGTGTTTTTGCTTATCATTATGATACTACCTTTAATATGTATATTATACATATTAAACGCAATTTTCAGGAATATTGTTTTGATCATATTGTTGTATAGAATACGAACAAGATGTGACAGTATCATTCAATCTATCACAAAGTTATCTCCTGGTTTAAAAATCATCTAATTTTAAGGAATTAATTACATCATTAGTCAGGCATGGAGAAACAATCCAAGCACCTGTAGTAGTACGCTTTtaatttaagcaaaaaaatgtacttcaataaaaaacactctTCAATCAACAATACAAAAGGAATGAGAAAAAGGCAttctaatttttattttacccttgcacaccgatgtgtgttacaaGCACTGAATACTAGTTTGACCAACCAAACCACCACGCCCAGTAGCAagaggcagttagaatcctATATTTCACGATTttatagatgtttaatttgcatggGGGATTATGATTATTTAAAaggaccaataggaatgaagaaactgtcttataagaacaggtgcaagcttgcgtgtcacacccatgtttttCAACACTtattactggtcataaacaaaggtttatacacacccacatgacgcgctctccaccaataggaatagcgaaactgtctgaggtatttatgaattttggtttaagccttacaccaatgtgtgaagTAAAGAAAGAttgatgaaaaataacaatatgTCCTGAATTTTTCCCtatgttaaatattttttaatttacagtTAGATAATGTAGAGAAACCATCTTGGCAGGCCCAGCTTTCCGGCAAAAAAACCTGGACACTTCTCCCCCTGCCTGAATGTGAAAATATCTGTCACGAACTCCAGGTTACTGTCAACACGGGAGACATAAGTAAGTACATTGCCCAATTTGGCGAGAGATCTATGTGTAAAAGGGGGAACCCGAGGGcaatattttataaaattggaCGAGAGGTTCAAGGATTTGTGGTTTGTGGCTCGTGATTTCATGTCTCTTAgtttaatcatggaggaaggaaacttAATTGGAATCAAGAGGAGGAATTGAGGCGAGCTACAAAGGACAGGAAGTGCAGAAGTGGGGAACATCTGTACTTTGCGTTGTGGATACATTcaggcccaattttatgaatCTGCTTACTAAGCAGGGAGTTTTGGCTTGTGCACacgtgcgtactccatgttactaggcattctttgcctATACAGTTA from Asterias rubens chromosome 7, eAstRub1.3, whole genome shotgun sequence includes:
- the LOC117292562 gene encoding uncharacterized protein LOC117292562 is translated as MTKNGKSHSVGNGKGKEDARQNLIDEICKLRSKSVKSGLTHAKVDAALAAHHNGVSAASGCCNGKIRANFRWFFLTCIPIALGLVVFACREEIFMWFDDPCIIGSNFIFAEIGRPNAPCDLCRNLTEVPTYETITPAEFVAKHAYNIRPALVTGATANWTAMGTFNYDFFKELYGSHPEALDAVEKECQFFPYNTEFGSLKDAFEMPADRAALKDGEKHWYFGWSNCDPVVAVKLRKHYQRPYFLPESSESSALDWIFMGGPGVGAGIHLDNVEKPSWQAQLSGKKTWTLLPLPECENICHELQVTVNTGDIIVLDTNQWYHTTRIHPGKISITIGSEFD